Proteins encoded by one window of Thermobaculum terrenum ATCC BAA-798:
- the modA gene encoding molybdate ABC transporter substrate-binding protein, with protein MCSQLRYLLLSALLVLALGCGAGGIGSSSSGSQTLTVFAAASLTGAFTQIGKEFEAAHQGVKVVNSFAGSQDLVEQMHQGAPADVFASADGKNMQKAIDYGLVEKDSPRTFVRNHLVVVTPRDDQKVRSLEDLSAPGVKVVLASQEVPVGNYTMQFLDLASRDPQLGNDFKQKVLANVVSYEDNVKAVLQKVTLGEADAGVVYSSDATTAPRDKVSTIEIPDAYNVTASYPIAIVKNSKHGDLARQYVEFVLSARGQTILKQYGFIPAGKTK; from the coding sequence ATGTGCTCTCAGCTTAGGTATCTGCTATTGTCAGCGTTGCTAGTATTGGCGCTGGGATGCGGGGCAGGCGGGATTGGCTCATCAAGCAGCGGATCGCAGACCCTGACTGTGTTTGCTGCCGCATCCCTGACTGGTGCATTTACTCAGATAGGTAAAGAGTTCGAAGCTGCCCATCAAGGCGTGAAAGTGGTGAACAGCTTTGCCGGCTCACAGGACCTGGTGGAACAGATGCACCAAGGAGCACCCGCTGACGTATTTGCATCTGCCGACGGGAAGAACATGCAGAAGGCCATAGACTATGGACTGGTAGAGAAGGACAGCCCCAGAACTTTCGTCCGCAACCATCTGGTGGTGGTCACACCTCGAGATGACCAAAAGGTAAGGTCTCTTGAGGATTTGTCAGCTCCTGGAGTGAAGGTAGTGCTGGCATCCCAGGAAGTACCAGTCGGCAATTACACGATGCAGTTTCTGGATCTAGCATCCCGTGATCCGCAACTGGGAAATGATTTCAAGCAGAAAGTACTAGCCAATGTAGTATCGTATGAGGATAACGTCAAGGCGGTGCTGCAGAAAGTGACTTTGGGTGAGGCAGACGCAGGAGTGGTCTACAGTTCAGATGCAACCACAGCTCCCAGAGACAAAGTAAGCACCATAGAGATCCCGGATGCTTACAACGTAACAGCCAGCTATCCCATAGCCATCGTCAAAAATAGCAAGCACGGTGATCTCGCAAGGCAATACGTTGAGTTCGTGCTTTCGGCTAGGGGACAGACTATATTGAAACAGTACGGCTTCATTCCGGCAGGCAAGACCAAGTGA